From Salvelinus fontinalis isolate EN_2023a chromosome 30, ASM2944872v1, whole genome shotgun sequence, one genomic window encodes:
- the LOC129828608 gene encoding zinc finger protein 503-like, translating into MITSPALSVLRNSIVNPVWESSSSGEKGATIIKPFLHLVSPSDPLRQANRIPIKILKMLTARGGHILHPEYLQPLPSTPISPIELDAKKSPLALLAQTCSQIGKPDPSSSSKISSVTSNGSSDKETKPGPLKMSDIGNEDKSSFKPYAKSSEKNKDSSFGSGSLSGDKGSFRVPSATCQPFTPRTGSPSSCHSVSPLPSDGKQGDTEEKKKEFDSNKNSTTESSSNHSRICGVNGEVNQRQENTSGSKAITSDSLTSVSSSSSVLGSGGLVAPVSPYKPGHSVFPLPHSGMTYPGSLAGAYAGYPQHFLPHGMTLDPTKSSSQLLSAQFAAASQLQCSKSGSPLSRSSPPSLMSASLCRDPYCLSYHCPSHLSSASQCHESSAMKSGYPLMYPTHPLHSVHSSPPSFAGHPLYPYGFMLPNDPLPHVCNWVSANGPCDKRFSSSEELLNHLRTHTAFAGTEKLISGYPGSSSLANAAAAAMACHMHMPPNGGPGSPGTLTLRSPHHPMGLSTRYHPYSKSPLPPGASIQMPAATGSYYSPYALYGQRLTTASALGYQ; encoded by the exons ATGATCACATCGCCTGCATTGTCTGTTCTGAGAAATAGTATCGTGAATCCGGTGTGGGAGAGCAGTTCTTCAGGGGAGAAGGGCGCAACGATAATCAAGCCATTTCTTCATCTCGTCTCTCCCTCAGACCCTTTAAGGCAGGCTAATCGTATACCCATAAAGATTTTGAAAATGCTTACCGCACGGGGAGGTCATATTTTGCACCCGGAGTACCTTCAACCTTTGCCATCAACCCCTATCAGTCCCATCGAG CTGGATGCCAAGAAAAGTCCGTTGGCTCTCTTAGCACAGACCTGCTCTCAAATCGGTAAACCAGACCCTTCGTCCTCTTCCAAAATCTCATCCGTAACCTCAAATGGATCTAGTGACAAAGAGACCAAACCCGGACCACTAAAAATGAGTGACATTGGAAATGAAGACAAATCTAGCTTCAAACCCTACGCCAAATCATCGGAGAAGAACAAGGACTCCTCATTCGGCAGCGGCAGTCTAAGTGGAGATAAAGGTAGTTTCCGAGTGCCTAGCGCCACCTGCCAGCCGTTCACCCCCAGGACAGGCAGCCCCAGCTCCTGCCACTCTGTGTCTCCGCTGCCGTCAGATGGAAAGCAGGGAGACACCGAGGAAAAGAAGAAGGAATTTGATAGCAATAAAAACAGTACAACGGAGAGCAGCAGCAATCACAGCCGGATATGTGGGGTTAATGGTGAGGTTAACCAACGCCAAGAGAACACTTCTGGTTCAAAGGCTATCACATCAGACTCACTCACATCTGTCTCCTCGTCATCATCTGTTCTGGGTTCAGGAGGACTCGTAGCGCCCGTCTCCCCCTACAAACCTGGTCACAGTGTTTTTCCCCTACCGCATTCCGGCATGACCTACCCTGGAAGTTTAGCAGGTGCGTATGCAGGCTATCCCCAACACTTTCTCCCTCATGGAATGACTTTAGACCCGACGAAATCTAGCAGTCAACTACTAAGCGCTCAGTTTGCCGCTGCCAGCCAACTTCAGTGCAGTAAGTCTGGGAGCCCCTTGTCCAGGTCTTCTCCTCCGTCTCTAATGTCTGCTAGCCTGTGCAGAGACCCGTACTGCCTGAGTTACCACTGCCCGAGCCACTTATCCAGTGCCTCGCAGTGCCATGAATCCTCGGCTATGAAGTCAGGATACCCCCTCATGTACCCAACTCACCCTTTGCATAGCGTGCATTCCTCGCCGCCATCTTTTGCTGGACACCCGTTATACCCCTATGGCTTTATGCTCCCAAATGACCCTCTGCCACACGTCTGTAATTGGGTGTCGGCGAACGGACCTTGTGACAAGCGTTTTTCTTCCTCAGAAGAGCTTCTCAATCACCTAAGGACTCACACTGCTTTTGCGGGGACGGAGAAGTTGATATCAGGGTACCCGGGTTCATCTTCGCTAGCCAACGCTGCCGCGGCCGCCATGGCTTGCCATATGCACATGCCCCCGAACGGGGGGCCGGGAAGCCCTGGAACGCTCACACTCAGGAGCCCGCATCACCCTATGGGACTGAGCACGCGCTATCACCCCTATTCAAAGAGCCCCCTGCCACCCGGCGCATCGATTCAGATGCCCGCTGCAACAGGTTCATATTACTCTCCCTATGCCTTGTATGGACAGAGACTCACCACTGCATCGGCATTAGGATACCAGTAG